The Sediminicola sp. YIK13 genomic sequence ACGGTTGCCAATGTGGTGGACCATATTAAAAACTATGAAGAGGGAAAAAAGTTACTGCTCCTTGCTCCCATCCAGATTAAAGCGGACAGAGATCCCATTAAATCATTACAGTTATTTTCCAAACAAGGTTACGCCAGAATTAAATATAAAGGAGAGGTAATCCGTATAGATGATACCATTACTGAAATAGATCGGGAATTTGATCTTGTTGTAGATCGTATCATCACCAAGGATGATGAAGACTTTTATAATAGATTGGCGAATGCAATTGATACTGCCTTTTTTGAAGGAAAGGGAGATTGTATAATTGAAGAGCTGGATGCTGGTGAACAAATTCATTTTAGTAATAAATTTGAATTGAACGGTATGCAGTTCCTTGAACCCAACGTGCATCTTTTCAGTTTTAACAATCCCTATGGAGCATGTGCGAAATGTGAGGGTTATGGAGATGTCATTGGAATAGACGAGGATTTGGTAATCCCAAACACCTCCTTATCGGTCTACGAAAATGCAATTTTCCCTTGGCGAGGGGAAAGCATGGGCTGGTATAGAGACCAGTTGGTGAATGCCGCATATAAATTCGATTTTCCCATCCACAAACCTTGGTTTCAGTTAAGTGAGGAACAAAAGCAATTGGTGTGGAACGGAAATTCTCATTTTATAGGTATTGATAAGTTCTTCCAGACCTTGGAGGAAAAGAGTTATAAAATCCAAAATAGGGTTATGCTGTCCAGATACAGGGGCAAAACAAAATGTAATGTCTGTAAAGGGAATAGATTAAGGAAGGAAACCGATTATGTGAAGGTTTCCGGAAAATCAATTTCTGAACTGGTAGAACTACCAATTGCCAAACTTATCAATTTCTTCGATGAGTTTTCCTTAAGCAAGCATGACGAACAAATAGCATCCCGCCTTTTGGTTGAAATTAAGAGTAGGTTGGGATTTCTGAACAAGGTGGGATTAACCTATCTGACCCTAAACAGAAAATCTAACAGCTTATCCGGTGGGGAAAGTCAACGCATCAATTTAGCAACTTCCTTAGGGAGTAGCCTGGTTGGGTCCATGTATATACTAGATGAACCGAGTATAGGGCTACATCCCAAGGATACCGAGAACTTAATTGATGTTTTAAAATCGTTACGGGATCTTGGGAATACAGTTATTGTGGTGGAACACGATGAAGATATCATGAAAGCCGCAGATGAAGTCATAGATATTGGCCCGGAAGCAGGTACCCATGGCGGACATGTAGTGGCCCATGGTACAATGCAGGATATTTTAAACTCAACTTCTTTAACCGCCAAATATCTCAATGGAACCATGGCTATTGAGGTTCCCAAGCAAAGAAGACAATATAAAAATCATATTCATATTAGTGGAGCTAGGGAAAACAACCTAAAAAATATAGATGTAACCTTCCCATTAGAAGTACTTACTGTTATTACGGGCGTATCCGGTAGCGGTAAAAGTACTTTGGTTAAAAACTTATTATATCCTATTATTTTAAAGGCGGTGGGGGGCTATGGCCAGAAGGCAGGTCAGTATTCTGAGGTTGAAGGGAACTTTTCCGCTATTAAACATGTTGAGTTTGTAGACCAGAACCCCATTGGGCGATCTTCGAGATCCAACCCTGTAACCTATATAAAGGCCTATGATGATATTCGTAATTTATTTGCCAATCAAAAGCTGAGTAAGTTAAGAGGATATCAGGCCAAACATTTCTCTTTTAATGTAGATGGTGGCCGTTGTGAAAAATGTAAAGGAGAGGGAGAGATTACGGTAGAAATGCAATTTATGGCCGATGTTCATCTAGAATGCGATGCATGTAATGGAAAGAGGTTTAAAAAAGAAATTCTTGAAGTAAAATTTGAGGATATCAATATTGACGATGTTCTAAACATGACCATTGATGATGCCATTGAATTTTTTAATAAATACCAGCAAACCAAAATAAAAGGCAAGCTGAAACCTTTACAGGATGTAGGTTTGGGGTATGTAACCCTTGGTCAGTCCTCTTCTACCCTATCTGGAGGAGAAGCACAACGGATTAAGCTCGCATCTTTTTTAGTAAAAGGAAGCAACAAGGAAAAGGCACTCTTTATATTTGATGAACCTACAACTGGACTTCACTTCCACGATATTAAAAAACTATTGAAATCCTTTGATGCACTAATTTCCAAAGG encodes the following:
- the uvrA gene encoding excinuclease ABC subunit UvrA, with translation MSTILDVNPKHNIIIKGAKLHNLKNIDVVIPRNKLVVITGLSGSGKSSLAFDTLYAEGQRRYVESLSSYARQFLGKLDKPKVDYIKGIAPAIAIEQKVNSTNPRSTVGTTTEIYDYLKLLFARIGKTISPISGLEVKKHTVANVVDHIKNYEEGKKLLLLAPIQIKADRDPIKSLQLFSKQGYARIKYKGEVIRIDDTITEIDREFDLVVDRIITKDDEDFYNRLANAIDTAFFEGKGDCIIEELDAGEQIHFSNKFELNGMQFLEPNVHLFSFNNPYGACAKCEGYGDVIGIDEDLVIPNTSLSVYENAIFPWRGESMGWYRDQLVNAAYKFDFPIHKPWFQLSEEQKQLVWNGNSHFIGIDKFFQTLEEKSYKIQNRVMLSRYRGKTKCNVCKGNRLRKETDYVKVSGKSISELVELPIAKLINFFDEFSLSKHDEQIASRLLVEIKSRLGFLNKVGLTYLTLNRKSNSLSGGESQRINLATSLGSSLVGSMYILDEPSIGLHPKDTENLIDVLKSLRDLGNTVIVVEHDEDIMKAADEVIDIGPEAGTHGGHVVAHGTMQDILNSTSLTAKYLNGTMAIEVPKQRRQYKNHIHISGARENNLKNIDVTFPLEVLTVITGVSGSGKSTLVKNLLYPIILKAVGGYGQKAGQYSEVEGNFSAIKHVEFVDQNPIGRSSRSNPVTYIKAYDDIRNLFANQKLSKLRGYQAKHFSFNVDGGRCEKCKGEGEITVEMQFMADVHLECDACNGKRFKKEILEVKFEDINIDDVLNMTIDDAIEFFNKYQQTKIKGKLKPLQDVGLGYVTLGQSSSTLSGGEAQRIKLASFLVKGSNKEKALFIFDEPTTGLHFHDIKKLLKSFDALISKGHSIVVIEHNIDLIKCADYIIDLGPEGGENGGQLMAQGTPEDVAKNKKSFTAKYLKEKI